The Urocitellus parryii isolate mUroPar1 chromosome 6, mUroPar1.hap1, whole genome shotgun sequence genome includes a window with the following:
- the Pdia3 gene encoding protein disulfide-isomerase A3: MRLRRLAPFPGVALLLAAARLAAASDVLELTDANFESRISDTGSAGLMLVEFFAPWCGHCKRLAPEYEAAATRLKGIVPLAKVDCTANTETCNKYGVSGYPTLKIFRDGEEAGAYDGPRTADGIVSHLKKQAGPASVPLRTEEEFKKFISDKDASVVGFFKDLFSEAHSEFLKAANNLRDNYRFAHTNVESLVKEYDDNGEGITLFRPPHLTNKFEDKSVAYTDQKLTSSKIKKFIQENIFGICPHMTEDNKDLIQGKDLLMAYYDVDYEKNAKGSNYWRNRVMMVAKKFLDAGHKLNCAVASRKTFSHELSDFGLESTTGEVPVVAIRTAKGEKFVMQEEFSRDGKALERFLQDYFDGNLKRYLKSEPIPESNDGPVKVVVAENFDEIVNNENKDVLIEFYAPWCGHCKNLEPKYKELGEKLSKDPNIVIAKMDATANDVPSPYEVRGFPTIYFSPASKKQSPKKYEGGRELNDFISYLQREATNPPIIQEEKPKKKKKAQEDL, from the exons ATGCGCCTCCGCCGCCTAGCGCCGTTCCCGGGTGTGGCGCTTCTCCTAGCCGCGGCCCGCCTTGCTGCTGCCTCCGACGTGCTGGAACTCACGGACGCCAACTTCGAGAGTCGCATCTCCGACACGGGCTCTGCCGGCCTCATGCTCGTCGAGTTCTTCGCGCCCTG gtGTGGACATTGCAAAAGGCTTGCTCCTGAGTATGAAGCTGCAGCTACCAGATTAAAAGGAATAGTTCCACTAGCAAAG gtTGATTGCACTGCCAACACAGAGACCTGTAATAAGTATGGGGTCAGTGGCTATCCAACCCTGAAGATATTTAGAGATGGTGAAGAAGCAGGTGCTTATGATGGGCCTAGGACTGCTG atggAATTGTCAGCCACCTGAAGAAGCAGGCAGGACCCGCTTCAGTGCCTCTTAGGACTGAGGAAGAATTTAAGAAGTTCATTAGTGATAAAGATGCCTCTGTGGTGG GTTTTTTCAAGGATTTATTCAGTGAAGCGCACTCTGAGTTCCTAAAAGCAGCCAACAACTTGAGAGATAACTACCGATTTGCACACACCAATGTTGAATCTCTGGTGAAGGAGTATGATGATAATGGAGA gggCATCACCTTATTTCGTCCTCCACATCTTACTAACAAGTTTGAGGACAAAAGTGTGGCATATACAGATCAGAAATTGACTAGCAGCAAGATTAAGAAGTTTATCCAGGAAAACAT ttttggtATCTGTCCTCATATGACAGAAGATAATAAAGATTTGATACAAGGCAAGGACTTACTTATGGCTTACTATGATGTGGACTATGAAAAGAATGCTAAAGGTTCTAACTACTGGAGGAACAG AGTAATGATGGTGGCAAAGAAATTCCTGGATGCTGGACACAAACTCAACTGTGCTGTAGCTAGCCGTAAAACCTTTAGCCATGAATTGTCTGATTTTGGCTTGGAGAGCACTACTGGAGAAGTTCCTGTTGTTGCTATCAGAACTGCAAAAGGGGAGAAGTTTGTCATGCAGGAGGAATTCTC GCGAGATGGCAAGGCTCTAGAGAGGTTTCTTCAAGATTACTTTGATGGCAACCTGAAGAGATATCTGAAGTCTGAGCCTATCCCAGAGAGCAATGATGGGCCTGTAAAG GTAGTAGTAGCAGAGAATTTTGATGAAATagtgaataatgaaaataaagatgtgcTGATTGAATTTTATGCCCCTTGGTGTGGTCACTGTAAGAATCTGGAACCCAAGTATAAAGAACTTGGAGAGAAG CTCAGCAAAGACCCAAATATTGTCATAGCCAAGATGGATGCCACAGCCAATGATGTGCCTTCTCCATATGAAGTCAGAGG TTTTCCTACTATCTACTTCTCTCCAGCCAGCAAGAAGCAAAGTCCAAAGAAATATGAA GGTGGCCGtgaattaaatgattttattagcTATCTACAGCGAGAAGCTACAAATCCCCCtataattcaagaagaaaaacccaagaagaagaagaaggcacAGGAAGATCTCTAA
- the Ell3 gene encoding RNA polymerase II elongation factor ELL3: MEGPQEHLNGKLRLCFSPAARTSLLLLRLNDAALRALRECQRQQVRPVIAFQGHRGYLRLPGPGWSCLFSFIVSQCGQEGAGGGLDLVCQRLGRSGLNCLHCLGPLRERLTIWAAMDSIPAPSVVQEHNLTEDARDSENWQNTGDYFEGDVVSQTQVALEEVSDPLASNQGQSMPGSSREHMAQWEVRKQTHLPNRELDQALPSSTSRKCQHKKRPASEATEELEEKRLRALPLASGPLQELSSQEEDWEQEDKEEDIDPRLEHSPLVQADSESPSPEEVPDYLLQYRAIQSTEQQQAYEQDFERDYAEYRILHARVGAASQRFIELGAEIKRVQQGTPEHKVLEDKIVQEYKKFRKRYPGYRDEKHRCEYLHQKLSHIKGLILEFEEKNRGS; encoded by the exons ATGGAGGGACCTCAGGAACATTTGAATGGGAAGCTTCGGCTTTGCTTCTCCCCTGCTGCCCGGACCAGCCTCCTACTGCTCAGGCTCAACGACGCTGCGCTTCGGGCACTGCGAGAGTGTCAGCGGCAACAG GTACGGCCAGTGATTGCTTTCCAAGGCCACCGAGGG TATCTGAGACTCCCAGGCCCTGGTTGGTCCTGCCTCTTctctttcatagtgtcccaatgTGGCCAGGAGGGCGCTGGCGGTGGCTTGGACCTTGTGTGCCAACGTTTAGGCAG ATCTGGGCTTAACTGCCTCCACTGCCTGGGCCCACTCAGGGAGCGCCTCACTATTTGGGCAGCTATGGATTCCATCCCAGCCCCATCAGTGGTTCAGGAACACAACCTAACTGAAGATGCCAGAGATTCTGAGAACTGGCAGAACACGGGAGACTATTTTGAAGGAGATGTAGTGTCACAGACACAGGTGGCACTAGAAGAG GTGTCAGATCCACTGGCAAGCAATCAAGGACAGTCAATGCCAGGATCCTCAAGGGAGCACATGGCACAGTGGGAAGTGAG GAAGCAGACCCATCTTCCAAACAGAGAGTTGGATCAGGCATTGCCTTCCTCCACTAGCCGGAAGTGTCAGCACAAG AAACGTCCAGCTTCAGAAGCTACTgaagaattagaagaaaagagGCTCAGAGCTCTGCCTCTAGCTTCAGGTCCCCTACAAGAGCTGTCCAGTCAGGAAGAAGATTGGGAAcaagaagataaagaagaagaCATAGACCCTAGGTTGGAGCACAGTCCCTTAGTTCAAGCAG ACTCTGAATCCCCAAGCCCTGAAGAGGTGCCAGATTACCTCCT GCAATACAGGGCCATCCAAAGTACAGAGCAGCAACAGGCCTATGAGCAGGACTTTGAGAGAGATTATGCTGAATACCGCATCCTCCATGCCCGTGTTGGGGCCGCAAGCCAAAGATTCATAGAGCTGGGAGCAGAGATCAAGAGAGTTCAGCAAGGAACTCCAGAACACAAA GTGCTGGAAGATAAGATAGTCCAGGAGtataaaaaattcagaaag CGGTACCCAGGTTATAGAGACGAGAAGCATCGCTGTGAGTACCTGCATCAGAAATTGTCCCACATTAAAGGTCTCATCCTGGAGTTTGAGGAAAAGAACAGGGGCAGCTGA